One stretch of Pararhizobium qamdonense DNA includes these proteins:
- a CDS encoding SDR family NAD(P)-dependent oxidoreductase: MALPAAQFHDLKGRGVLVTGGGSGIGAALVEGFALQGARVAFIDIAKAESRALVERLAPHAEHAPVFIQADLRDIAAIKSAVDQAAGRVGSLSILINNAARDDRQPLEEVTEASWDESQAVNLRHVFFTCQAAAPHMRRAGGGSIINFSSIAFMLNMGEIPAYATAKAGIIGLTKSLAGKLGPDNIRVNAVLPGMVVTERQKKLWISDAAIAGMIEKQCLKHMLVADDMVGPCLYLASNCSARMTAQAMIIDGGVF; the protein is encoded by the coding sequence ATGGCCTTGCCAGCCGCGCAATTTCACGACCTCAAAGGGCGTGGCGTCCTCGTTACCGGCGGCGGATCGGGGATTGGCGCTGCCCTCGTCGAGGGCTTTGCGCTCCAGGGCGCACGCGTTGCTTTCATCGATATTGCCAAAGCCGAGAGCCGGGCGCTGGTTGAACGGCTCGCTCCGCATGCCGAGCATGCCCCGGTTTTCATTCAGGCAGACCTGCGCGACATTGCGGCGATCAAGTCCGCCGTCGACCAGGCTGCAGGCAGGGTCGGTTCTCTCAGCATCCTCATCAACAATGCCGCGCGCGACGACCGGCAGCCGCTGGAAGAGGTGACCGAAGCGAGCTGGGACGAAAGCCAGGCCGTCAATCTGCGGCATGTGTTCTTCACCTGCCAGGCGGCGGCCCCGCATATGCGGCGGGCCGGTGGCGGCTCGATCATCAATTTCTCCTCGATCGCCTTCATGCTCAATATGGGAGAAATCCCGGCTTATGCGACGGCCAAGGCCGGCATCATCGGGCTGACCAAATCGCTTGCCGGCAAGCTTGGACCGGACAATATCCGCGTCAACGCGGTTCTGCCGGGCATGGTCGTTACCGAGCGGCAGAAGAAGCTGTGGATCAGCGATGCCGCGATTGCCGGCATGATCGAAAAACAATGCCTGAAACACATGCTCGTCGCAGACGACATGGTTGGCCCCTGTCTCTATCTCGCCTCCAATTGTTCGGCGCGGATGACGGCACAGGCCATGATCATCGACGGAGGAGTATTTTAA
- a CDS encoding helix-turn-helix transcriptional regulator, with protein sequence MVDFSGHLSPMTVAADPREIGEMTREADIRQALEKVSRSYGFHGFLVMVVPGKSCCSLSDTVVMTNWPADFLSNYDAANLMAGSPVIARLRKSTIPFTYDTTLDSDRRSDGKGREVLTLFERVNLRRGVYIPVHDVHGTCGAVAFAGNRAVVNAAELKELTYKAGHLFGRLSEIKGLRAPMPAVLSRREVECLHWAAAGKTTTEMAKILDLSEYTVNHYLSRATRKLDSVNRVQTVAKAIRAGLIN encoded by the coding sequence ATGGTGGACTTCAGCGGACATCTATCACCCATGACGGTTGCCGCGGACCCGCGGGAAATCGGGGAGATGACGCGGGAAGCCGATATCCGCCAGGCCTTGGAAAAAGTCTCGCGCAGCTATGGCTTCCACGGTTTCCTGGTGATGGTCGTGCCGGGCAAATCCTGCTGCAGCCTGTCCGATACGGTCGTCATGACGAACTGGCCGGCGGATTTCCTGAGCAATTACGATGCCGCCAACCTGATGGCCGGCAGCCCGGTCATAGCGCGCCTGCGCAAGAGCACCATTCCCTTCACCTATGACACGACCCTTGATTCCGACCGGCGTTCGGATGGCAAGGGGCGCGAGGTGCTCACCCTGTTCGAACGGGTCAACCTACGGCGCGGCGTCTATATTCCCGTTCATGATGTACACGGCACCTGCGGTGCGGTCGCTTTCGCTGGCAATCGCGCGGTGGTGAACGCAGCGGAACTGAAGGAACTGACCTACAAGGCCGGCCACCTGTTTGGCCGGCTGAGCGAGATCAAGGGCCTTCGCGCGCCCATGCCCGCCGTGCTGTCGCGGCGCGAAGTCGAATGCCTGCACTGGGCGGCTGCCGGCAAGACGACGACGGAAATGGCGAAAATTCTCGATTTGTCGGAATATACCGTCAATCACTATCTGAGCCGTGCCACACGCAAGCTTGATTCTGTCAATCGCGTCCAGACCGTGGCAAAAGCGATACGGGCCGGGTTGATCAATTGA
- a CDS encoding 2-dehydro-3-deoxy-6-phosphogalactonate aldolase, with the protein MSRIPFPPMKYPLIAILRGLKPEETQGVVGALIEAGFTAIEIPLNSPDPFRSIEIAVKMAPAGCLIGAGTVLTTQQVETLDSAGGKLMVSPNVEPAVISLAAARGMVTMPGVLTPTEALAAAHAGATGLKFFPASVLGPAGIAAIRTILPTDLEIAAVGGVSDTNFGDYAKIGIKSFGLGSSLYKAGMSAADVAERARVTIKAYDAVYGAGA; encoded by the coding sequence ATGAGCCGCATCCCTTTTCCACCGATGAAATATCCGCTGATCGCCATCCTGCGCGGGCTGAAGCCCGAGGAGACGCAGGGCGTCGTCGGCGCGCTGATCGAAGCGGGTTTTACCGCCATCGAAATCCCGCTCAATTCGCCGGATCCGTTCCGCTCGATCGAGATTGCCGTGAAGATGGCGCCGGCCGGCTGCCTGATTGGCGCAGGTACGGTCCTGACCACGCAGCAGGTCGAAACACTCGACAGCGCCGGCGGCAAGCTGATGGTGAGCCCGAATGTGGAGCCTGCGGTAATCTCGCTGGCGGCCGCGCGCGGCATGGTGACCATGCCGGGCGTTCTCACCCCGACCGAAGCACTGGCCGCCGCCCATGCGGGTGCCACCGGCCTTAAGTTCTTCCCCGCCAGCGTGCTTGGCCCGGCCGGCATCGCCGCCATCCGGACCATCCTGCCCACGGACCTCGAAATCGCAGCCGTCGGCGGCGTCTCCGACACCAATTTCGGCGACTATGCCAAGATCGGCATCAAGAGCTTCGGTTTGGGCTCCAGCCTGTACAAGGCCGGCATGAGTGCTGCCGATGTCGCGGAGCGGGCGCGGGTCACTATCAAAGCCTATGATGCAGTCTATGGAGCCGGAGCATGA
- a CDS encoding LuxR family transcriptional regulator produces the protein MRDTLMAEPVEAEQSRGGDFAADIAALETQFDAIRYMKKITQAFGFQAFLVCVVPAFDAEKLSSAAILSNMPADLVNTYDSISMLKHSTGIRRLRETTTPFQLTLEDWEKESSRLPQTNGYITQLREHGILQANYFPVHDADGSRATVIWMGKRADLPMSALMELQMIAIHVYNRLTEIGSFWKGAPVALSEREIQCLNWTAAGKTSSEIAGILGLSEHTVNHYLNHVSKKLDAVNRTQAVVKAMKKGYIS, from the coding sequence ATGCGCGATACATTGATGGCAGAACCGGTCGAAGCAGAACAGTCGCGTGGCGGAGATTTCGCTGCGGATATCGCAGCGCTGGAAACCCAGTTCGATGCCATCCGCTACATGAAAAAGATTACCCAGGCCTTCGGCTTCCAGGCGTTCCTTGTCTGCGTCGTGCCGGCCTTCGATGCGGAAAAGCTGTCCAGCGCGGCGATCCTGTCCAATATGCCCGCCGATCTGGTCAATACCTATGACAGCATCTCGATGCTGAAGCATTCAACCGGCATTCGCCGTCTGCGGGAAACCACGACGCCGTTCCAGCTGACGCTGGAGGACTGGGAAAAGGAAAGCAGCCGCCTGCCACAGACCAATGGCTATATTACCCAGTTGCGTGAGCACGGTATTCTGCAGGCCAATTATTTCCCGGTTCACGATGCCGATGGCAGCCGGGCAACCGTCATCTGGATGGGCAAGCGCGCCGACCTGCCAATGTCCGCGCTGATGGAACTGCAGATGATCGCCATCCATGTCTATAATCGCCTGACGGAAATCGGCTCGTTCTGGAAGGGCGCCCCGGTTGCCCTGTCGGAGCGCGAGATCCAATGTCTGAACTGGACGGCCGCCGGCAAGACCAGCTCGGAGATCGCCGGTATCCTTGGTCTGTCCGAGCATACGGTCAACCACTATCTCAACCATGTCAGCAAGAAGCTCGATGCGGTCAACCGCACCCAAGCCG
- a CDS encoding NADH:flavin oxidoreductase, whose protein sequence is MTLSKDPLLQPYQLKHLTLKNRIMSTSHEPAYSEDGMPKDRYRLYHLEKATGGIALTMTAGSAIVSQDSPPAFGNLYAYSDEIVPWLKKIADDCHEHGAAVMIQLTHLGRRTGWNKGDWLPVLSPSPVREAAHRAFPKEIEDWDIERIVDDYASAAQRMQAAGLDGIEFEAYGHLMDGFWSPATNHRDDEFGGSLDNRMRFSDMVLDAVRKAVGPDFIVGIRMVADEQWDIGLSREEGVGIAKRLAGSGKVDFLNIIRGHIDHDAHLTNVIPIQGMAASPHLDFAGDVRAATKFPVFHAARIADVATARHAIAEGKLDMVGMTRAHIADPHIVRKIIEGRENQIRPCVGATYCLDRIYEGGGALCIHNAATGREATIPHVISKTTGAIRKAVVVGAGPAGLEAARVLAERGHTVEVLEATGEAGGQILLAARNPRRKEMIGIVDWRLSELERLGVPIHYNVFAEAADILERNPDLVVIATGGIAQNPLLDAGDDLVVSSWDIIAGAIKPEGPVLLYDDNGAHTGMTAAEMIAATGAELEIVSPERMFAPEIGGMNHVPYAKAFAEKNVRVTINTRLKSVRREGNQLVAVLGSDYSDKASVERRVAQVVVEHGTLPMAELYLELKPLSRNLGAVDYRALINQQNPIQTRNPDGKFDLFRIGDAVASRNIHAGIYDALRYGVLF, encoded by the coding sequence ATGACCCTTTCAAAAGACCCGCTCCTCCAACCCTATCAACTCAAACACCTGACGCTGAAAAACCGGATCATGTCGACATCGCATGAACCGGCCTATTCCGAAGATGGCATGCCGAAGGACCGCTACCGGCTCTACCATCTCGAAAAGGCCACGGGCGGCATCGCGCTGACGATGACGGCGGGGTCGGCGATCGTGTCGCAGGATTCGCCGCCTGCCTTCGGCAATCTTTATGCCTATTCCGACGAGATCGTGCCCTGGCTGAAGAAGATCGCCGACGACTGTCATGAGCACGGCGCTGCCGTGATGATCCAGCTTACCCATCTGGGCCGCCGCACCGGCTGGAACAAGGGCGACTGGCTGCCGGTGCTGTCGCCGTCGCCGGTGCGCGAGGCCGCCCATCGCGCCTTTCCAAAAGAGATCGAGGACTGGGATATCGAGCGTATCGTCGATGATTATGCCAGTGCCGCACAGCGCATGCAGGCGGCCGGGCTGGATGGAATCGAATTCGAGGCCTACGGCCATCTGATGGACGGCTTCTGGTCGCCCGCGACCAACCACCGCGACGATGAATTTGGCGGCTCGCTCGACAATCGCATGCGCTTTTCCGATATGGTGCTCGATGCCGTGCGCAAGGCCGTCGGCCCGGATTTCATCGTCGGTATCCGCATGGTGGCCGATGAGCAGTGGGATATCGGTCTCTCCAGGGAAGAAGGCGTGGGGATCGCCAAGCGGCTGGCCGGGTCCGGCAAGGTCGATTTCCTCAACATCATTCGCGGCCATATCGATCACGACGCGCATCTGACCAATGTCATCCCGATCCAGGGCATGGCGGCATCGCCGCATCTGGACTTTGCCGGCGATGTCCGCGCGGCCACGAAGTTTCCGGTTTTCCACGCTGCCCGCATCGCCGATGTCGCCACCGCGCGCCATGCGATCGCCGAGGGCAAGCTCGATATGGTCGGCATGACGCGCGCCCATATTGCCGATCCGCATATCGTCCGGAAGATCATCGAGGGCCGCGAAAACCAGATCCGCCCCTGCGTCGGTGCTACCTACTGTCTCGACCGTATCTATGAAGGCGGCGGGGCGCTATGTATTCACAACGCGGCGACAGGCCGGGAAGCAACCATCCCGCATGTGATTTCGAAGACCACCGGCGCGATCCGCAAGGCGGTCGTCGTCGGCGCCGGACCGGCGGGCCTGGAGGCAGCCCGGGTGCTGGCCGAACGCGGCCATACGGTCGAGGTGCTGGAGGCGACCGGTGAGGCCGGTGGGCAAATCCTGTTGGCCGCGCGCAATCCGCGCCGCAAGGAAATGATCGGCATCGTCGACTGGCGGCTGTCCGAGCTGGAGCGCCTCGGTGTTCCCATCCACTACAACGTCTTTGCCGAGGCCGCCGATATTCTCGAGCGAAACCCCGATCTGGTCGTCATCGCCACCGGTGGCATCGCCCAGAACCCGTTGCTGGATGCAGGCGACGATCTGGTCGTGTCGAGCTGGGACATCATTGCCGGCGCCATCAAGCCGGAAGGTCCGGTTCTGCTCTATGACGACAATGGCGCCCATACCGGCATGACGGCGGCGGAAATGATCGCCGCCACCGGTGCCGAACTGGAGATCGTCTCGCCGGAACGCATGTTTGCCCCGGAAATCGGCGGCATGAATCACGTACCTTATGCCAAGGCCTTCGCAGAAAAGAATGTTCGCGTGACCATCAACACCCGGCTGAAATCGGTTCGCCGCGAGGGCAATCAACTGGTGGCGGTTCTCGGCTCCGACTATTCGGACAAGGCCTCGGTGGAGCGCCGCGTGGCCCAGGTCGTCGTCGAGCACGGGACGCTGCCGATGGCCGAGCTCTACCTCGAGCTGAAACCGCTGTCGCGCAATCTGGGTGCGGTTGATTACAGAGCCCTGATTAACCAGCAAAACCCCATCCAGACGCGCAATCCGGACGGAAAATTCGACCTGTTCCGGATCGGTGACGCTGTCGCCAGCCGCAATATCCATGCGGGTATCTATGACGCGCTGCGCTATGGGGTGTTGTTTTGA
- a CDS encoding IclR family transcriptional regulator, giving the protein MSLPASAHNSGTGTLGKVVSVLETVVTSDRPLRFSDILALTGQPRGTLHRQLSHLVEEGLLTQGRDLCYEPGLRLLKFAYRSWSKNQFRAVAAPHLRRLHEETGETVHLGVLRGTEIIYVDKVESRQTVRMESQIGNASPVYCTGLGKAALSVLPQAKLADTLAKLTFHRFTGNTHLSVASLTRDLDEARLRGYAFDREEHETDIRCVAAPIHDAGFDLVAGISVTGPAYRVTMEQLESWAGTVRQVAMAISEDAEIRLGPGR; this is encoded by the coding sequence ATGTCTTTGCCTGCGTCTGCGCACAATAGCGGCACAGGCACGCTGGGCAAGGTTGTTTCCGTGCTCGAAACGGTCGTGACATCCGACCGGCCGCTGCGTTTCAGCGATATCCTGGCTCTGACGGGCCAGCCGCGCGGTACGTTGCATAGGCAGCTTTCCCATCTGGTCGAGGAGGGCCTGCTGACTCAAGGCCGCGATCTCTGCTACGAGCCCGGTCTGCGCCTGCTGAAATTTGCCTACCGCTCCTGGTCGAAAAACCAGTTCCGCGCCGTGGCCGCCCCGCATTTGCGCCGGCTGCACGAAGAAACCGGCGAGACGGTTCATCTGGGCGTCCTGCGCGGCACCGAAATCATCTATGTCGACAAGGTCGAAAGCCGCCAGACGGTGCGGATGGAATCGCAGATCGGCAATGCCTCGCCGGTCTATTGTACCGGCCTTGGCAAAGCGGCGCTGTCGGTCTTGCCGCAGGCCAAGCTCGCCGATACGCTGGCCAAGCTGACATTCCACCGTTTCACCGGCAATACACATCTTTCCGTGGCGTCTTTAACGCGTGATCTGGACGAGGCTCGCTTGCGGGGATATGCCTTTGATCGTGAGGAACATGAAACGGACATCCGCTGTGTTGCCGCTCCCATCCATGATGCCGGGTTCGATCTTGTCGCCGGGATCTCGGTGACGGGGCCGGCCTATCGGGTGACGATGGAGCAGCTGGAAAGCTGGGCAGGGACGGTGCGGCAGGTGGCGATGGCGATCAGTGAAGACGCCGAAATCCGTCTCGGGCCTGGCCGTTAG
- a CDS encoding PRC-barrel domain-containing protein, with protein MTHKLVASVAAGALFAGVTVFAPMSFAQEATQPAAQPPAMETPMTGEQPADAMKPADQAATTAPASGSGYLTEQGADQIAASTYIGQSVYNASDESIGEINDVIFTKDGSVEAAVIGVGGFLGIGEKNVAVPLDTITVAEVPNSDDLKLTTAETSDTLKAAPEFKTKSQQVAEQNANAPVDSTTTSATDPATPATEVKPAQ; from the coding sequence ATGACCCATAAACTCGTAGCTTCCGTCGCCGCAGGTGCACTCTTTGCAGGCGTTACCGTATTTGCCCCGATGAGCTTTGCTCAGGAGGCAACCCAGCCAGCGGCGCAGCCGCCAGCCATGGAAACGCCGATGACCGGCGAGCAGCCGGCTGACGCCATGAAGCCGGCAGACCAGGCAGCCACCACTGCCCCCGCTTCCGGTTCCGGTTACCTGACCGAACAGGGCGCTGACCAGATCGCTGCCAGCACCTATATCGGCCAGTCCGTCTACAACGCTTCGGATGAGAGCATCGGCGAGATCAATGATGTAATCTTCACCAAGGATGGCTCGGTCGAAGCGGCCGTGATCGGCGTCGGCGGCTTCCTCGGCATCGGCGAAAAGAACGTCGCCGTTCCGCTCGACACCATCACCGTTGCGGAAGTCCCGAATTCCGACGACCTGAAGCTGACCACGGCTGAAACTTCCGATACGCTTAAGGCAGCGCCGGAATTCAAAACCAAGTCGCAGCAGGTGGCCGAACAGAACGCCAATGCTCCGGTCGATTCGACAACCACATCGGCAACCGACCCGGCGACCCCGGCAACGGAAGTCAAGCCGGCCCAGTAA
- a CDS encoding trimethylamine methyltransferase family protein gives METLVDTDVEPARRARPARSARRDNSARIVGIPYIARNIPTYDILSEENLQKIERVADRILSEVGIEFRDDPVSLEHWKRAGAKVDGVLVRFEPGMLNEIVSSAPAQFTQHARNPAHNVEIGGKNVVFAPAYGSPFVMDLDKGRRYGTLEDFRNFIKLAQSSPWLHHSGGTICEPVDIPVNKRHLDMVYSHIKYSDRAFMGSITQEDRAEDSIDMARIVFGRDFVDRNCVILGNVNVNSPLVWDGTMTKSLRAYARANQAAVIVPFILGGAMGPVTNAGAIAQSYAETLAGCALTQLERKGAPVIFGNFLSSMSLRSGSPTFGTPEPAIGSMVIGQLARRLKLPLRCAGNFSNSKLPDGQAMQEGVMSMLSAVHCGANFILHSAGFLDGLLAMSYEKFVMDTDFCGALHSYLAGVVVDDNTLAMDAFLQVGPGSHFLGCDHTMRNYQTAFWDSALSDNEPFEKWSEEGGSTDMATRANRRWKKTLAEYEAPPLDVAIDDALAEYMTRRKNSMADAWY, from the coding sequence ATGGAAACGCTTGTGGATACCGACGTCGAACCGGCAAGACGCGCACGCCCGGCCCGCTCAGCGCGGCGCGACAATTCCGCCAGGATCGTGGGCATTCCCTACATCGCCCGCAACATCCCGACCTATGACATTCTCAGCGAAGAAAACCTTCAAAAGATCGAGCGCGTTGCCGACCGCATCCTGTCCGAAGTCGGTATCGAGTTTCGCGACGACCCGGTCTCGCTGGAGCATTGGAAGCGGGCAGGGGCAAAGGTGGACGGTGTGCTCGTCCGCTTCGAGCCGGGCATGCTGAACGAGATCGTCTCGAGCGCGCCCGCCCAGTTTACCCAGCATGCCCGCAATCCCGCCCATAATGTCGAGATCGGCGGCAAGAACGTCGTCTTTGCCCCGGCCTATGGTTCGCCCTTCGTCATGGACCTCGACAAGGGCCGCCGCTATGGCACGCTGGAGGATTTCCGCAACTTCATCAAGCTGGCCCAGTCGAGCCCGTGGCTGCATCATTCCGGCGGTACGATCTGCGAGCCGGTCGATATTCCCGTCAACAAGCGCCATCTCGACATGGTCTACAGCCACATCAAATATTCCGACCGCGCCTTCATGGGCTCGATCACGCAGGAGGACCGCGCGGAAGATTCCATCGATATGGCGCGGATCGTCTTCGGGCGCGATTTCGTCGATCGCAACTGTGTCATCCTTGGCAATGTCAACGTCAACTCGCCGCTCGTCTGGGACGGCACGATGACGAAATCGCTGCGCGCCTATGCCCGCGCCAACCAGGCGGCGGTGATCGTGCCCTTCATTCTGGGCGGCGCCATGGGTCCCGTTACCAATGCCGGGGCCATCGCCCAGTCCTATGCCGAGACGCTGGCGGGCTGTGCGCTGACGCAGCTGGAACGCAAGGGCGCGCCGGTGATTTTCGGCAATTTCCTCTCCTCGATGTCGCTGCGCTCGGGCTCGCCGACCTTCGGCACGCCGGAACCGGCCATCGGCTCCATGGTCATCGGCCAACTCGCCCGGCGGCTGAAACTGCCCTTGCGCTGCGCCGGCAATTTCTCCAATTCAAAACTGCCGGATGGGCAGGCCATGCAGGAAGGCGTCATGTCGATGTTGTCGGCCGTGCATTGCGGCGCCAATTTCATCCTGCATTCGGCAGGTTTCCTCGATGGGCTGCTTGCCATGTCCTATGAGAAGTTCGTGATGGACACCGATTTCTGCGGCGCGCTGCATTCCTATCTTGCCGGTGTCGTGGTGGATGACAATACGCTCGCCATGGACGCCTTCCTGCAGGTCGGGCCCGGCAGCCATTTTCTCGGCTGCGACCACACGATGCGCAACTACCAGACGGCCTTCTGGGATTCCGCCCTGTCGGACAACGAGCCCTTTGAGAAGTGGAGCGAGGAGGGCGGCTCGACCGACATGGCCACGCGCGCCAACCGGCGCTGGAAAAAGACGCTGGCCGAATACGAAGCGCCGCCCCTGGACGTGGCAATCGATGACGCTCTGGCGGAATATATGACACGACGCAAGAACAGCATGGCGGATGCGTGGTATTGA
- a CDS encoding SMP-30/gluconolactonase/LRE family protein translates to MSETIPFSGKVLSDLPLELGEGPTFDPATGTAWWFNIKGRELHELHLETGRKTLHALPFMGSVLAVIDPKRQLIASDRGLFIRDTISGELTAYAALESNPGNRSNDGRVHPSGSLWVSTMGRKAEKEAGAIYHVAKGAVTRIYGGISIPNGICFSPDGTTGYFVDSAINHIMRVDLDPKTGLPGGEATVFSDQSGNPGDVDGSVCDADGRIWNARWGQGAVDVYTPEGTHIARHAVPASQSSCPAFIGAKADRLLVTSAWQDMDDAARKADAKAGQTFELGVTVNGRFEPAYTL, encoded by the coding sequence ATGAGCGAGACCATTCCCTTTTCCGGCAAAGTGCTGAGCGACCTGCCGCTGGAACTCGGCGAAGGCCCGACCTTCGATCCGGCGACCGGCACCGCCTGGTGGTTCAACATCAAGGGCCGCGAGCTGCACGAGCTGCATCTGGAAACCGGCCGCAAGACCCTGCATGCCTTACCCTTCATGGGCAGCGTGCTCGCCGTCATCGATCCTAAGCGCCAGTTGATCGCGTCCGATCGCGGCCTGTTCATCCGTGACACCATAAGCGGCGAGCTGACGGCCTATGCGGCGCTGGAAAGCAATCCCGGCAACCGCTCCAACGACGGCCGCGTGCATCCGTCCGGCAGCCTTTGGGTCAGCACCATGGGCCGCAAGGCCGAGAAGGAAGCGGGCGCCATCTATCATGTGGCCAAGGGTGCGGTAACGCGCATCTATGGTGGCATCAGCATTCCCAACGGCATCTGCTTTTCGCCGGATGGCACGACCGGCTATTTCGTCGATTCCGCCATCAACCACATCATGCGCGTCGATCTCGACCCGAAGACCGGCCTGCCGGGCGGCGAGGCAACCGTGTTCAGCGACCAGAGCGGCAATCCCGGCGATGTCGATGGTTCGGTCTGCGACGCCGACGGCCGCATCTGGAACGCGCGCTGGGGCCAGGGGGCCGTCGACGTCTACACGCCCGAAGGCACCCACATCGCCCGCCACGCGGTCCCCGCCAGCCAGTCGAGCTGCCCCGCCTTCATCGGCGCCAAGGCTGACCGGCTTCTGGTAACGTCAGCCTGGCAGGACATGGATGACGCAGCCCGAAAGGCTGACGCGAAGGCCGGCCAGACATTCGAACTTGGCGTTACCGTCAACGGGCGTTTTGAACCGGCTTACACGCTCTGA
- a CDS encoding 2-dehydro-3-deoxygalactonokinase gives MTAASYAAVDWGTSSFRLWIVSESGAVLAERRSGEGMTTAAKSGFSAILESHLSAVSAPAHLPVIVCGMAGARQGWVEAGYLDTPAPLSAIVKAAVTVPDANRDIRILPGLAQRSEEAPDVIRGEETQLLGAIAQLGGGSHLVCMPGTHSKWVRVTGGIVDGFSTFMTGELFDVISKHSILSHAVADATPFDSGDPVFLKAVAKAAKNPALATNLVFTVRSGQLLHGLPPEAAKARLSGTLIGLEIAGALTTAKPGSSVCLVASGALAGLYQSALSALDLTPTAIDADEAVRHGLAAAANAIWPA, from the coding sequence ATGACGGCAGCATCCTATGCGGCGGTAGACTGGGGGACCTCGAGCTTCCGTCTGTGGATCGTCAGCGAAAGCGGCGCGGTTCTTGCCGAGCGCCGCAGCGGCGAAGGCATGACGACCGCCGCAAAGTCCGGTTTTTCCGCCATTCTCGAATCCCATCTTTCCGCCGTTTCGGCGCCTGCGCATCTGCCGGTGATCGTCTGCGGCATGGCGGGCGCCCGCCAGGGCTGGGTCGAGGCAGGCTATCTCGATACGCCGGCACCGCTTAGCGCCATCGTCAAGGCTGCCGTGACCGTGCCCGACGCCAACCGCGATATCCGCATCCTGCCCGGCCTTGCGCAGCGTAGCGAGGAGGCGCCCGACGTGATCCGCGGCGAGGAAACCCAGCTTCTGGGCGCGATAGCGCAGCTCGGCGGCGGCAGTCATCTCGTGTGCATGCCGGGCACGCACAGCAAATGGGTGCGCGTCACCGGCGGCATCGTCGATGGCTTTTCCACCTTCATGACCGGCGAACTGTTCGACGTTATTTCCAAGCATTCGATCCTCAGTCATGCCGTTGCCGATGCCACGCCTTTCGATAGCGGCGATCCCGTATTCCTCAAGGCCGTGGCCAAGGCTGCGAAAAACCCGGCGCTTGCCACCAATCTCGTCTTTACGGTGCGCAGCGGCCAGCTGCTGCACGGACTGCCGCCCGAGGCCGCCAAGGCGCGGCTTTCGGGAACATTGATCGGCCTTGAAATTGCCGGTGCGCTGACGACGGCCAAGCCCGGAAGCAGCGTTTGTCTTGTGGCGTCCGGGGCGCTTGCCGGTCTCTACCAATCGGCCCTGTCGGCGCTCGACCTCACCCCAACGGCCATCGATGCCGATGAAGCCGTCCGCCACGGCCTTGCCGCTGCAGCCAACGCCATCTGGCCTGCCTGA